The Deltaproteobacteria bacterium genome has a segment encoding these proteins:
- the gdhA gene encoding NADP-specific glutamate dehydrogenase translates to MPQTVDTFMEQVIARNPGEKEFHQAVREVVESIWPVIERNPRYRAGKILERIVEPERVVMFRVPWMDDQGEIRVNRGFRIEMSSAIGPYKGGLRFHPSVNLGILKFLAFEQVFKNSLTTLPMGGGKGGSDFDPKGKSDNEVMRFCQSFMMELFRHIGPDTDVPAGDIGVGGREIGFLYGMYKKLRNEFTGVLTGKGRNWGGSLIRPEATGYGTVYFAQEMLATRGQDFKGKRVLVSGSGNVAQYACEKVNELGGKVLTLSDSNGSIVDEDGIDNDKLAFVMHLKNDLRGRIKDYVKQYPKAKFLDGQRPWGVPCDIALPCATENEVNGDEAKTLLANGCVCVAEGANMPSDPDAIEHYLDAKILYGLGKAANAGGVAVSGLEMSQNSMRLGWGRAEVDSRLHEIMRNIHAACVKYGKDDDGYVNYVKGANIAGFIKVADSMLDQGLV, encoded by the coding sequence ATGCCGCAGACGGTCGATACCTTCATGGAGCAGGTGATCGCCAGGAATCCGGGCGAGAAGGAATTTCATCAAGCCGTGCGGGAGGTGGTCGAGTCGATCTGGCCGGTGATCGAGCGCAATCCGCGCTACCGGGCCGGCAAGATTCTGGAACGCATCGTCGAGCCGGAGCGCGTCGTCATGTTCCGCGTGCCGTGGATGGACGACCAGGGCGAGATCCGCGTCAACCGGGGATTCCGCATCGAGATGTCGAGCGCCATCGGCCCGTACAAGGGCGGGCTGCGTTTCCACCCGAGCGTCAACCTCGGCATCCTGAAGTTCCTCGCCTTCGAGCAGGTCTTTAAGAACAGCTTGACGACGCTGCCGATGGGCGGTGGCAAGGGCGGCTCCGATTTCGATCCCAAGGGCAAGAGCGACAACGAGGTCATGCGCTTCTGCCAGTCGTTCATGATGGAACTGTTCCGTCATATCGGTCCTGACACCGACGTGCCCGCGGGCGACATCGGCGTGGGCGGTCGCGAAATCGGCTTCCTCTACGGCATGTACAAAAAGCTGCGCAACGAATTCACCGGCGTGCTCACGGGCAAGGGACGCAACTGGGGCGGCTCGCTGATCCGGCCCGAGGCGACCGGCTACGGCACGGTGTATTTTGCGCAGGAGATGCTCGCGACGCGCGGCCAGGACTTCAAGGGCAAGCGCGTGCTTGTGTCTGGTTCGGGCAACGTGGCGCAGTACGCGTGCGAGAAGGTCAACGAGCTGGGCGGCAAAGTGCTCACGCTCTCCGACTCCAACGGTTCGATCGTGGACGAGGACGGAATCGACAACGACAAGCTCGCGTTCGTCATGCACCTCAAGAACGATCTGCGCGGGCGCATCAAGGATTACGTGAAGCAGTATCCCAAGGCGAAGTTCCTCGACGGCCAGCGGCCTTGGGGCGTGCCGTGCGACATCGCGCTACCCTGTGCCACCGAGAACGAAGTGAATGGCGACGAAGCGAAAACGCTGCTCGCCAACGGGTGCGTGTGCGTGGCCGAGGGCGCGAACATGCCGTCCGATCCCGACGCGATTGAGCATTACCTCGACGCGAAGATCCTGTACGGTCTCGGCAAGGCGGCGAACGCCGGCGGCGTGGCCGTGTCGGGCCTCGAAATGTCGCAAAACTCCATGCGTTTGGGCTGGGGTCGCGCCGAGGTGGACAGCCGCCTGCACGAGATCATGCGCAACATCCACGCGGCGTGCGTGAAGTACGGCAAGGACGACGACGGGTACGTGAACTACGTCAAGGGCGCGAACATCGCCGGCTTCATCAAGGTCGCCGATTCCATGCTCGATCAGGGCCTCGTGTAA
- a CDS encoding TetR/AcrR family transcriptional regulator, with the protein MIGTRERILASTTSLMQTHGYAATSVDMICQATGVTKGAFFHHFESKEAVAVAALDVFAREFAESIAAAPFMAETDPLAKLWGYLEHAKGMATDPKIARGCLVAMFTLERSYHHKPFRDICAGALGGWTDMVAAMIRDVTHAYPPRAAMPADELAREFVGLVEGSLIQFKAFGDPMILANNIDHFRRYLNLLLGEPAVVHRSAANA; encoded by the coding sequence ATGATCGGGACACGCGAACGGATTCTCGCGTCGACGACGAGCTTGATGCAGACGCACGGCTACGCGGCGACATCGGTGGACATGATCTGTCAGGCGACCGGGGTCACCAAGGGCGCCTTTTTCCATCATTTCGAGAGCAAGGAAGCGGTGGCGGTGGCGGCGCTCGATGTCTTCGCGCGCGAATTCGCCGAGAGCATCGCGGCGGCGCCATTCATGGCCGAGACCGATCCGCTCGCGAAGCTCTGGGGCTATCTGGAACACGCCAAGGGCATGGCGACGGACCCGAAGATCGCCCGGGGCTGCCTCGTGGCGATGTTCACGCTGGAGCGCTCGTACCACCACAAGCCGTTTCGCGACATCTGCGCCGGCGCGCTCGGCGGTTGGACCGACATGGTGGCTGCGATGATCCGCGACGTGACCCATGCCTACCCGCCGCGCGCGGCGATGCCCGCCGACGAACTCGCGCGCGAATTCGTCGGCCTCGTCGAGGGCTCGTTGATTCAGTTCAAGGCGTTCGGCGACCCGATGATCCTCGCGAACAACATCGACCACTTCCGCCGCTACCTGAACCTGCTGCTGGGCGAGCCCGCGGTGGTTCACCGATCGGCAGCCAACGCGTAG
- the gltA gene encoding NADPH-dependent glutamate synthase, producing MPRVKIDRHSMAEQDAAVRVGNFQEVPFGYDAEQAMAEASRCLQCKTPTCMDGCPVEVDIRSFLLAVEAGKFADAIGIIKNTNGLPAICGRVCPQETQCEEQCLLGKKKRPVAIGNLERFLADWERGQNGSNGDAKSAPAARNGHRIAIVGSGPAGLTCAADLARMGYDVTIFEAFHKAGGVLIYGIPEFRLPKSIVQAEVDYVASMGVEFRYNHVIGKLDTVDELLEQGYSAVFVGTGAGLPYFMGLPGENAIGIYSANEYLTRSNLMRAYDFPNADTPVLRGDRVAVIGGGNVAMDAARTALRLGSREVSLVYRRSREEMPARNEEIHHAEQEGVRFEYLCAPTRFESDENGWARGMTCVRMQLGEPDDSGRRRPVVIEGSEFFLPADVIVVAIGNGPNPLIAQTTADIATTKRGTIRADKFGRTSKKGVYAGGDIVLGAATVILAMGAGKSAARAIDRDLRGIPDPVEDEPAATA from the coding sequence ATGCCGCGCGTCAAGATCGATCGACATTCCATGGCCGAGCAGGACGCGGCCGTCCGAGTCGGAAATTTTCAGGAAGTGCCCTTCGGCTATGACGCCGAGCAGGCGATGGCCGAGGCGAGCCGCTGTTTGCAATGCAAGACGCCGACCTGCATGGACGGCTGCCCCGTCGAGGTGGACATCCGCTCGTTTCTGCTCGCGGTCGAGGCGGGCAAGTTCGCGGACGCGATCGGCATCATCAAGAACACCAACGGCCTGCCCGCCATCTGCGGACGCGTGTGCCCGCAGGAGACGCAGTGCGAGGAGCAGTGCCTGCTGGGCAAGAAAAAGCGCCCGGTGGCGATCGGCAACCTCGAGCGCTTCCTCGCCGACTGGGAGCGCGGGCAAAACGGATCGAACGGCGACGCGAAATCGGCGCCCGCCGCACGAAACGGCCACCGCATCGCCATCGTCGGCTCGGGTCCGGCGGGGCTGACGTGCGCGGCCGATCTCGCGCGCATGGGCTACGACGTGACGATCTTCGAGGCGTTCCACAAGGCGGGCGGCGTGCTCATCTACGGCATCCCCGAGTTCCGCCTGCCCAAGTCGATCGTACAGGCCGAGGTCGATTACGTCGCGTCGATGGGCGTGGAGTTCCGCTACAACCACGTGATCGGCAAGCTCGACACCGTGGACGAACTGCTGGAGCAAGGATACTCGGCGGTCTTCGTCGGCACCGGCGCGGGGCTGCCGTATTTCATGGGGTTGCCCGGCGAAAACGCCATCGGCATCTATTCGGCCAATGAATACCTCACGCGCAGTAACCTCATGCGCGCCTACGATTTCCCGAACGCCGACACGCCCGTGCTGCGCGGCGACCGCGTGGCCGTCATCGGCGGCGGCAACGTGGCGATGGACGCGGCGCGCACCGCGCTGCGCCTCGGGTCGCGCGAGGTGAGTCTGGTGTATCGCCGCTCCCGCGAGGAGATGCCCGCGCGCAACGAGGAGATCCACCACGCCGAGCAGGAGGGGGTGCGTTTCGAGTATCTGTGCGCACCGACGCGCTTCGAGTCGGATGAAAACGGCTGGGCGCGCGGCATGACGTGTGTGCGCATGCAGCTCGGCGAGCCCGACGACTCGGGCCGACGGCGACCCGTCGTCATCGAGGGCTCGGAATTCTTCCTGCCCGCAGATGTCATCGTCGTGGCGATCGGTAACGGCCCAAATCCGCTGATCGCGCAGACGACCGCCGACATCGCGACCACGAAACGCGGCACCATCCGCGCGGACAAGTTCGGGCGCACATCAAAGAAGGGCGTCTACGCGGGCGGCGACATCGTGCTCGGCGCGGCGACGGTGATTCTCGCGATGGGCGCGGGCAAGAGCGCCGCCCGGGCGATTGACCGCGACCTGCGCGGCATCCCCGATCCCGTGGAGGACGAGCCGGCCGCGACGGCGTGA
- a CDS encoding sulfide/dihydroorotate dehydrogenase-like FAD/NAD-binding protein, translating to MVTASRADLPGATPGPGPAGTIIETEALVPGLIHRMRFVAPAIARKRRAGQFILLRVDADGERIPLTIADADPNEGTLTIVWQVVGLTTSKLAQLRAGDRLLDVAGPLGLPTHIEPWGRVACVCGGIGTAPMYPIAQALRAAGNEVDTIIGARTKDLLILGGEMAQASDRVLFCTDDGSLGYHGFVSGLLDERIAAGERYGHVFAIGPVPMMKATVAVAKKHGIAATVSLNPVMVDGTGMCGGCRVTVNAETKFCCVDGPEFDGWGVDFDELQKRLASYREYERRALEAHDCRIGLGGR from the coding sequence ATGGTCACCGCGTCTCGCGCCGATCTTCCCGGCGCAACCCCCGGTCCAGGCCCCGCCGGCACGATCATCGAAACCGAGGCCCTCGTCCCCGGCCTGATTCACCGCATGCGCTTCGTCGCGCCGGCCATCGCCCGCAAGCGGCGGGCCGGGCAGTTCATCCTGCTGCGCGTCGATGCGGACGGCGAACGCATTCCGCTCACCATCGCCGACGCCGACCCGAACGAGGGCACGCTGACGATTGTTTGGCAGGTCGTCGGTCTGACCACCTCGAAGCTCGCGCAGCTTCGCGCGGGCGACCGGCTGCTCGATGTCGCCGGGCCGCTCGGCCTGCCCACGCACATCGAGCCGTGGGGGCGCGTGGCGTGCGTGTGCGGTGGTATCGGCACCGCGCCGATGTATCCGATCGCGCAGGCGCTGCGCGCGGCGGGCAACGAGGTGGACACCATCATCGGCGCGCGCACCAAGGACCTGCTGATCCTCGGCGGCGAAATGGCGCAAGCGAGCGACCGCGTGCTGTTTTGCACCGACGACGGAAGCCTCGGTTACCACGGATTCGTGAGCGGGCTGCTCGACGAACGCATCGCGGCGGGCGAGCGCTACGGACACGTCTTCGCCATCGGCCCGGTGCCGATGATGAAAGCGACCGTGGCCGTGGCGAAAAAGCACGGCATCGCCGCGACTGTAAGTCTGAACCCGGTGATGGTGGACGGCACGGGCATGTGCGGCGGTTGCCGCGTGACGGTAAACGCCGAGACGAAGTTCTGCTGCGTGGACGGCCCGGAGTTCGACGGCTGGGGCGTCGATTTCGACGAGCTGCAAAAGCGTCTCGCGTCATATCGCGAATACGAGCGCCGCGCGCTCGAGGCACACGACTGCCGCATTGGGCTGGGGGGACGCTGA
- a CDS encoding M23 family metallopeptidase, giving the protein MTKSRVAINRRAVLATVFVVCVFAVVRPARAQVAPPSYAWPLQADPVVTSVIFDKRNGHPHGGLDISLFGRVGTIPVVAIADGWLRRVRVSKYGYGFGLYVMHDDGRVSVYAHLDRFSDRIEAVADELRRKTGRENLDYYFEDWENQVRVRRGEVIAYGGKTGTRTPHLHFELRANDSDPINPLTNGLSVADSEPPRIDSIALVPADEWASADGGLAPVVISRAAPGAAPVRVSGRVGVAVDASDRHTGGGRAFAPYRLTWSAGGAVRFETRFERFSYEEPSVEQTHVDVVGKARFYRVYNPYPAKLPHFSAPDAGTLADLPPGVHEIRIEVFDAVGESDTWSVPVEVIANPDASRRPWPRGSGGAVLDQHGAVATPDGRVTLRADAKSLYEPIRVTIENIGRAHAAAVDACVAVRAPGVQLRRPLRVVWSLADVNEEAERLAITRVSGRGVKFLGRALDPFADTLEGETDEAGGEFCLLRDEAPPRIEAIAARAGVKRKRRSTPPTPPGVRFSDAICGVEWETVRVEVDGKLAVMDVHERTGEAFFAARNGFGGGEHAVRASAEDRCGNAISAEWRAAF; this is encoded by the coding sequence ATGACAAAATCGCGAGTGGCAATCAACCGACGCGCGGTCCTCGCGACGGTTTTTGTTGTGTGCGTGTTCGCGGTCGTCAGACCCGCGCGAGCCCAGGTCGCGCCGCCGTCCTACGCATGGCCGTTGCAGGCCGATCCGGTCGTGACCTCGGTGATCTTCGACAAGCGAAACGGTCACCCGCATGGCGGGCTCGACATCTCGCTCTTCGGGCGCGTCGGGACCATTCCCGTCGTGGCGATCGCCGACGGCTGGCTGCGCCGCGTGCGCGTGTCGAAATACGGGTACGGCTTCGGCCTGTACGTGATGCACGACGACGGCCGCGTGTCGGTGTACGCGCATCTCGACCGGTTCAGCGACCGCATCGAGGCGGTGGCGGACGAGCTTCGCCGCAAGACCGGGCGGGAGAATCTCGACTATTACTTCGAGGATTGGGAAAATCAGGTGCGCGTCCGGCGTGGTGAGGTGATCGCCTACGGCGGCAAAACCGGCACGCGCACGCCGCACCTGCATTTCGAACTGCGCGCGAACGATTCCGACCCCATCAACCCGCTCACGAACGGCCTGTCGGTGGCCGACTCCGAACCGCCGCGCATCGACTCGATAGCCTTGGTGCCCGCGGACGAATGGGCGAGCGCGGACGGGGGTCTTGCGCCGGTCGTGATTTCTCGCGCCGCCCCTGGCGCGGCGCCGGTGCGCGTGAGCGGGCGCGTGGGCGTAGCCGTGGATGCGAGCGACCGGCACACGGGTGGCGGACGCGCCTTCGCGCCGTATCGGCTCACGTGGTCCGCCGGGGGCGCGGTTCGATTCGAGACGCGCTTCGAGCGATTTTCGTACGAGGAGCCGAGCGTCGAGCAGACGCACGTCGACGTCGTCGGCAAGGCACGGTTTTATCGCGTCTACAACCCCTACCCCGCAAAGCTCCCGCACTTTTCCGCGCCCGACGCGGGCACGCTCGCCGATCTGCCGCCGGGTGTTCACGAGATCCGCATCGAGGTCTTCGACGCGGTGGGCGAGTCAGACACATGGAGCGTGCCCGTCGAAGTGATCGCGAATCCCGACGCGTCGCGCCGTCCGTGGCCGCGCGGGTCGGGCGGTGCGGTGCTCGATCAACATGGCGCGGTCGCGACGCCGGACGGTCGTGTGACGCTGCGCGCCGATGCGAAGAGCCTGTACGAGCCGATCCGCGTGACCATCGAAAACATCGGCCGCGCGCACGCCGCGGCGGTTGACGCGTGCGTGGCCGTGCGCGCGCCGGGGGTGCAACTGCGTCGCCCGCTGCGCGTGGTGTGGTCGCTCGCGGATGTAAACGAGGAAGCGGAGCGCCTCGCGATCACACGCGTATCGGGTCGCGGCGTGAAGTTTCTCGGTCGCGCGCTCGACCCATTCGCGGACACGCTGGAGGGCGAGACCGACGAGGCGGGCGGCGAGTTCTGTCTGCTGCGCGACGAAGCGCCGCCGCGCATCGAGGCCATCGCGGCGCGCGCGGGCGTGAAGCGGAAACGGCGTTCGACCCCGCCGACGCCGCCCGGGGTGCGTTTCTCCGATGCGATCTGCGGTGTGGAGTGGGAGACGGTGCGCGTCGAGGTGGACGGCAAGCTCGCGGTGATGGACGTGCACGAGCGCACCGGCGAGGCGTTTTTCGCGGCGAGGAATGGCTTCGGGGGCGGCGAGCACGCCGTGCGCGCGAGCGCCGAGGACCGCTGCGGGAACGCCATCAGCGCCGAGTGGCGGGCGGCGTTTTAG
- a CDS encoding response regulator: MRFARTAAWADLSWRDARGDDVGNIEKVLVVDDDPMIVLMLEHALKTADFQVLKANDGESAWAIFRAERPFLVLTDVEMPGGDGVSLLRRVKDEDPDTIVVVVTGSESEDYVIDTLRAGGDNFLKKPLDLPSLLTMVREYREIASRENFLKSARRSLDRLDLSLTLPSDPDLLASAAQLIEHELEPFLKKDDRLAVRLGVYEMLQNALEHGNFELTSADKANVLETGGMAEKLRELRAHPVFGKRMISVKLSADAGQCQIAIRDEGKGFDWRAWLEGSGAERLFDANGRGLLITRVYFDKLHYNEAGNEVTLVKRLAS; this comes from the coding sequence ATGCGATTCGCGCGCACGGCCGCATGGGCCGATTTATCATGGCGCGACGCGAGGGGTGACGACGTGGGCAACATCGAAAAGGTCCTGGTGGTCGACGACGATCCGATGATCGTACTGATGCTGGAGCACGCGCTCAAGACCGCGGATTTTCAGGTTCTCAAGGCGAACGACGGCGAGAGCGCGTGGGCGATCTTTCGCGCGGAGCGTCCGTTCCTCGTGCTGACCGACGTCGAGATGCCCGGCGGCGACGGCGTCTCGCTGCTGCGCCGGGTCAAGGACGAGGACCCGGACACGATTGTCGTGGTCGTCACGGGCAGCGAATCCGAGGACTACGTGATCGATACGCTGCGCGCCGGCGGCGACAACTTCCTGAAAAAACCCCTCGACCTGCCCTCGCTGCTGACCATGGTGCGCGAGTACCGCGAGATCGCCTCGCGCGAGAACTTCCTCAAGAGCGCGCGGCGCAGCCTCGACCGACTCGACCTGTCGCTCACGCTGCCCAGCGACCCTGACCTGCTCGCGTCCGCCGCGCAGCTGATCGAGCACGAACTCGAACCGTTCCTGAAAAAGGACGACCGCCTCGCGGTGCGTCTCGGCGTGTACGAGATGCTGCAAAACGCGCTCGAGCACGGCAACTTCGAGCTGACGAGCGCCGACAAGGCAAACGTGCTGGAAACGGGCGGCATGGCCGAAAAACTGCGCGAACTGCGCGCGCACCCGGTGTTCGGCAAGCGCATGATCTCCGTGAAGCTGTCCGCGGATGCCGGCCAGTGCCAGATCGCGATCCGCGACGAGGGCAAGGGCTTCGACTGGCGCGCGTGGCTCGAAGGTTCGGGCGCGGAACGGCTCTTCGACGCGAACGGGCGCGGCCTGCTCATCACGCGCGTGTATTTCGACAAGCTCCACTACAACGAGGCCGGCAACGAAGTCACGCTCGTCAAACGGCTCGCTTCGTGA
- a CDS encoding serine hydrolase: MTAPGRLLARITALTALALLASLASCTFGRVLRYRESAVDDWRIFDARAMHPSPMPFAFVEAPDAATRRINVTFGGRTFDLDEEMAKNDTLALLVLHHDKLVYERYFNGHSRKERSMSFSMAKSFTSILLGQAIADGKIALDEPVTERVPELAERGFDRVRLAHLLQMTGGTNYRENDWPTGRHPHFYYTEHLAPALLRLRVVDEPGTAWRYRSGETQLLGLALSRALAPETITSYMDRRLWMPLGMESEGYWSLDSDEGGLEKVFCCLAARARDFLKFGRLMLRQGDWQGTQLVPREWVAASTSLDETEGSPWDYQYAWWIADPRDGDFFAGGHLGQYLYVSPKRDAVVLRLGTSRGKWSREEWRSLLPTLLDDIVLTDVSAIGS, translated from the coding sequence GTGACCGCACCGGGCCGCCTGTTGGCGCGCATCACCGCGCTGACGGCGCTGGCGTTGTTGGCATCGCTGGCGTCGTGCACCTTCGGGCGCGTGCTGCGGTATCGCGAATCCGCCGTCGATGACTGGCGAATCTTCGACGCGCGCGCGATGCATCCCTCTCCCATGCCGTTTGCGTTCGTCGAAGCGCCGGACGCCGCCACGCGGCGCATCAACGTCACGTTCGGCGGACGCACTTTCGACCTCGACGAAGAGATGGCGAAAAACGACACACTCGCGCTGCTCGTGCTCCATCACGACAAGCTGGTGTACGAGCGCTACTTCAACGGCCATTCACGAAAAGAGCGGTCGATGTCGTTCTCGATGGCCAAGTCGTTCACGTCGATTCTGCTCGGCCAGGCGATCGCCGACGGCAAAATCGCCCTCGACGAACCCGTCACGGAGCGCGTGCCCGAGCTGGCCGAACGCGGATTCGACCGGGTGCGTCTCGCGCATCTGCTGCAGATGACCGGCGGCACGAATTACCGCGAGAACGACTGGCCGACGGGGCGGCATCCACACTTCTACTACACCGAGCATCTGGCGCCGGCGCTGCTGCGCCTGCGTGTGGTGGATGAGCCGGGCACGGCGTGGCGCTACCGCAGCGGCGAAACGCAATTGCTCGGCCTCGCGCTTTCGCGCGCGCTCGCACCTGAAACGATCACGTCGTATATGGATCGCCGCCTGTGGATGCCGCTGGGTATGGAGTCGGAAGGGTACTGGTCGCTCGACAGCGACGAGGGCGGGCTCGAAAAAGTGTTCTGTTGCCTCGCGGCCCGCGCGCGCGACTTTTTGAAGTTCGGCCGCCTGATGCTGCGGCAGGGCGATTGGCAGGGCACGCAGCTCGTGCCCCGCGAGTGGGTCGCGGCGTCCACGAGCCTCGACGAAACCGAGGGCAGCCCGTGGGACTATCAATACGCGTGGTGGATCGCCGACCCGCGCGACGGCGATTTTTTCGCGGGCGGCCACCTCGGCCAGTACCTCTACGTCAGTCCGAAGCGCGACGCCGTGGTACTGCGCCTCGGCACATCGCGCGGCAAGTGGTCGCGGGAGGAGTGGCGGAGCCTTCTACCCACGTTGCTCGACGACATCGTGTTGACAGACGTCAGCGCGATAGGCTCTTAA
- a CDS encoding polyhydroxybutyrate depolymerase: protein MRRLVAPLVIALLCAVPAFAADFSSPGDHEGTLRFGGDERVFILHVPPGEPPPGGRALVVVLHGGAGNAAQIAKLTGFSHLADRENFLVLYPEGISARIKRLAVWNSGNCCGPALDRKIDDVGFLAALLDHVKTLTPCEERRVFMTGLSNGAMMAYRFACERADRVAAIAPVAGSMGAECAASRPVSLLVMHGPADKNVRYEGGTPEKQLDPHPRVDRSVADAKTYWSMQNRCTGAPTVTRKGNVETEIFSGCADGTRVVIVTLHGGGHTWPGGPRTWALGDAPVRDLGATTAIWEFFKSLSR from the coding sequence ATGCGCCGTCTCGTTGCCCCTCTCGTTATTGCGCTGCTATGCGCCGTGCCCGCGTTCGCCGCGGATTTTTCTTCGCCCGGCGATCACGAGGGCACGCTGCGTTTCGGCGGCGACGAGCGGGTCTTCATCCTGCACGTTCCTCCCGGCGAACCGCCGCCCGGCGGTCGCGCGCTCGTGGTGGTGCTGCACGGCGGCGCCGGCAACGCGGCGCAGATCGCCAAGCTCACGGGTTTTTCGCACCTCGCCGACCGCGAGAATTTTCTGGTGCTCTACCCCGAGGGCATCTCGGCGCGCATCAAGCGCCTCGCCGTGTGGAACTCGGGCAACTGCTGCGGCCCCGCCCTCGATCGCAAGATCGACGATGTCGGTTTTCTCGCGGCGCTGCTCGATCACGTCAAAACGCTCACGCCCTGCGAAGAGCGGCGCGTGTTCATGACCGGCCTGTCCAACGGAGCGATGATGGCGTATCGCTTCGCGTGCGAGCGCGCCGACCGCGTCGCGGCGATCGCGCCGGTCGCGGGCTCGATGGGCGCCGAGTGCGCGGCGTCGCGGCCCGTGTCGCTGCTCGTCATGCACGGTCCCGCGGACAAGAACGTGCGTTACGAGGGCGGCACGCCGGAGAAGCAGCTCGACCCGCACCCGCGCGTCGATCGCTCCGTCGCCGATGCGAAGACGTATTGGTCGATGCAAAACCGCTGCACGGGCGCGCCCACGGTGACGCGCAAGGGCAACGTGGAAACCGAGATCTTCAGCGGCTGCGCCGATGGCACGCGCGTCGTGATCGTCACCCTCCACGGCGGCGGCCACACGTGGCCCGGCGGCCCGAGGACGTGGGCACTGGGTGACGCGCCCGTCCGCGATCTCGGCGCGACGACGGCGATCTGGGAGTTTTTTAAGAGCCTATCGCGCTGA